From the [Limnothrix rosea] IAM M-220 genome, the window TCTCCCTTTCTCTAAAGAATGTCAGCTAAATTCTTATCCATAACTGACGTTAATTGGAGAATATAACCTTTGATTCTTCAACTTGTGTTTAGATTCATGCATATTCAATGGGTCAATTAATGACATCAACAAAAAAGGACTACCGAAATGGTAATCCTAAAAGTGATGAATATTTTTAGTTTTGGATTAGGAGTTACTCAAACTTAAAACCTAGGGAGCAAGGGCATTACCACGAAGAAGGCTACCAATTGTCTTCGCTGTAATCTTCATCTGCTTGAGGGGATTCGCAGGAACAACTGTCTTGTAGAGGTAACTATCAAAAGTTAGCTCTTGAACATCGATGTCTGCACACATTTCGACGAACGCTTCACGAGTTGCATTGGAACGGTAGAAAACACGTTGGAGGATATCGAGCACGAGGTAAGTTGCGCCGTACTTTTTATCCCAAATCTTGAGGTAGCGCTTGAGGTCAGCCTCTGTGGGAACAGTTTGACCGTTGTTGGATGCTTCAACGATGACCTCTGCACACATACGAGCAGACTTGGCTGCGAAGTAAATACCTTCACCGGAAGATTTTGTTACAGTACCTGCTGCATCACCAACGAGGGCAACACGACCAACTACACGGCGAGGTCTGGGGTGCTCAGGAATGGGGTGAGCTTCTACGCGGATGATTTCACCACCTTCGAGGCGCTTCGCTGCGCGGGCACGGATGCCAGCTTGAAGTGTTTTGATTTTGGCTTGGTTTACTTTCATGGTGCCAGTACCAACCGCAACGTGGTCGTACTTGGGGAATACCCATGCATAGAAGTCAGGAGAAACGTCGTCGCCGACATACATTTCTGCAAGCTCTTCGTAGTATTCCATCTTGTCTTCGGGAAGACGGATACGCTCTTGGAAGGCGATCGCGTAGTTGTAGTCACCAGCATCGATGGCCTTCGCGACACGAGAGTTTGCGCCATCAGCACCAATCACAAGGTCAACTTTGAGGGTTTTCATTTCACCCTTAATTGCACCATTGGTGTGGTCAGAATAGTGGAGGGTGTAGGGATC encodes:
- the chlP gene encoding geranylgeranyl reductase, with amino-acid sequence MVLRVAVVGGGPAGSSAAEILAKAGIETYIFERKLDNAKPCGGAIPLCMVDEFDLPPEIIDRRVRKMKLISPSNVEVSIGQTLKDDEYIGMCRREVMDSFMRNRAADLGATLINGTVFKLEIPTNDKDPYTLHYSDHTNGAIKGEMKTLKVDLVIGADGANSRVAKAIDAGDYNYAIAFQERIRLPEDKMEYYEELAEMYVGDDVSPDFYAWVFPKYDHVAVGTGTMKVNQAKIKTLQAGIRARAAKRLEGGEIIRVEAHPIPEHPRPRRVVGRVALVGDAAGTVTKSSGEGIYFAAKSARMCAEVIVEASNNGQTVPTEADLKRYLKIWDKKYGATYLVLDILQRVFYRSNATREAFVEMCADIDVQELTFDSYLYKTVVPANPLKQMKITAKTIGSLLRGNALAP